The following coding sequences are from one Musa acuminata AAA Group cultivar baxijiao chromosome BXJ1-6, Cavendish_Baxijiao_AAA, whole genome shotgun sequence window:
- the LOC103987716 gene encoding IQ domain-containing protein IQM3, translated as MKVEAVALIRSSFDHAPPPAFPLAAEAPPSPGEPRSAFPGPREGVGLETGGDRSLFPRDPGVAASGDGSAPSPDPPESMAATKLQKVYRSYRTRRRLADSAVVAEELWWQAIDFARLSHSTVSFFDHMKHESAISRWNRVCLNASKVGQGLSKDEKALKLAFLHWIEAIDPRHRYGHNLHFYYEEWCKSEAGQPFFYWLDIGDGRDLDIIDCPRSLLRKQCVKYLGPQEREHYEYVPIDGKIIHKLSGMLLDTTSGTKETKWIFVISTSGRLYAGQKKKGIFHHSSFLAGGATRAAGRLTAENGILKCVWAYSGHYRPTEENFNFFLDFLRENGINLDNTQILSSSNEDYYDGPKKSQLEKVIDAMKVSKTPPRLALPEVSKNTTGEPSVPTQAARGQAEYKRSLSGGLQSPKADVPKKAILERINSKRKASSYQLGDQLSSKWCSGAGPRIGCVADYPLEVRIQALEFVNLSPRMISPSTSKPLPRMHSAF; from the exons ATGAAGGTGGAGGCAGTTGCGCTGATCCGCAGCAGCTTCGACCACGCTCCGCCGCCCGCATTCCCGCTCGCAGCCGAGGCGCCTCCCTCTCCGGGTGAGCCCCGATCGGCGTTCCCCGGACCTCGCGAGGGTGTCGGGCTGGAGACCGGCGGCGATCGCTCGCTCTTCCCACGGGATCCCGGCGTCGCGGCTTCCGGCGATGGAAGCGCGCCATCTCCGGACCCGCCCGAGTCGATGGCGGCGACGAAGCTTCAGAAGGTGTACAGGAGCTACCGCACCCGCCGCAGGTTGGCGGACTCCGCCGTCGTCGCCGAAGAGCTCTG GTGGCAAGCGATAGACTTCGCTCGACTCAGTCACAGCACGGTGTCGTTCTTCGATCACATGAAGCACGAGTCGGCGATCTCGCGGTGGAATCGCGTTTGCTTGAACGCTTCCAAG GTCGGTCAAGGCCTGTCCAAGGACGAGAAAGCCCTGAAGCTGGCTTTTCTGCACTGGATTGAAGCC ATTGATCCAAGACATCGGTATGGCCATAACCTGCATTTCTACTATGAAGAATGGTGTAAAAGTGAAGCTGGCCAACCTTTCTTCTACTG GTTGGATATTGGTGATGGCAGAGATTTGGATATTATAGATTGTCCAAGGTCCTTACTTCGGAAGCAATGTGTCAAGTATCTTGGCCCT CAAGAACGAGAGCACTATGAGTATGTTCCAATAGATGGTAAAATTATCCACAAACTTTCTGGAATGCTTCTTGATACCACTTCAGGGACTAAAGAAACAAAATGGATTTTTGTCATAAGCACATCCGGGAGACTATATGCTGGTCAG AAAAAGAAAGGAATCTTTCACCATTCCAGCTTTCTTGCCGGAGGAGCCACCAGAGCAGCTGGAAGATTAACTGCAGAAAATGGGATACTTAAG TGTGTTTGGGCATACAGTGGGCATTACCGGCCAACCGAGGAGAACTTCAACTTCTTCTTAGACTTCCTCAGAGAAAATGGGATTAATCTGGATAACACTCAG ATATTATCATCGTCAAACGAAGATTACTACGATGGTCCAAAAAAGTCTCAGCTGGAAAAGGTGATTGATGCCATGAAAGTTTCCAAGACTCCTCCACGGCTGGCTTTGCCTGAAGTATCGAAGAATACAACCGGGGAACCATCAGTGCCAACCCAAGCTGCTAGAGGTCAAGCTGAATACAAAAGGTCCCTCTCTGGTGGCCTTCAGAGTCCCAAAGCCGACGTGCCAAAGAAAGCAATACTGGAGAGGATCAATTCGAAGCGGAAAGCTAGTTCTTATCAGTTGGGGGATCAGCTTTCTTCCAAATGGTGCAGTGGAGCTGGCCCAAGGATCGGATGCGTCGCGGATTATCCATTGGAAGTCAGAATACAAGCACTGGAGTTCGTAAATCTCTCACCCAGGATGATATCTCCATCAACATCCAAGCCGCTCCCTCGTATGCATTCCGCATTTTAG